A window of Ranitomeya variabilis isolate aRanVar5 chromosome 2, aRanVar5.hap1, whole genome shotgun sequence contains these coding sequences:
- the FAM131A gene encoding protein FAM131A isoform X2: MAVNLESHALPLHVEDTGEMLPKSRRALTIHEITALARSSLHGISQVVKDHVTKPTAMAQGRVAHLIEWKGWSKPSDNPAALETHFNSYSHLSEGEQEARFAAGVAEQFAIAEAKLRAWSSVDGEDSTDDSYDEDLPPSMEHSQPADFLSPVQKDLVSSRVCCCDSDSSRTLSPQTLCSSLCSLDEEQLLLGSPTQMVEESLLTKPQSGLGPYDRLQDLECEDSSYSMSFTESCLSPSEDELISFPTLSGGSGVLALRRKGSDVVSSGVVSLDEDEEDQP, encoded by the exons ATGGCAGTGAACCTGGAAAGTCATGCACTACCT TTACATGTTGAAGACACTGGTGAAATGTTACCCAAGTCTCGACGAGCCCTCACTATTCACGAAATCACAGCCCTTGCTCGCTCCTCTCTGCACG GAATCTCACAGGTGGTGAAGGATCATGTGACCAAGCCTACCGCCATGGCTCAGGGACGTGTGGCGCATCTAATTGAGTGGAAGGGCTGGAGCAAACCCAGTGACAATCCCGCCGCTCTGGAGACTCACTTTAACTCTTACTCACATCTAAGTGAGGGAGAACAGGAGGCAAGGTTTGCTGCAG GAGTAGCTGAGCAGTTTGCTATAGCAGAAGCCAAACTCCGAGCTTGGTCATCAGTTGATGGTGAAGATTCCACAGATGATTCCTATGATGAGGATCTGCCTCCTTCTATGGAACATTCTCAGCCTGCAG ATTTTCTGAGCCCAGTGCAGAAGGATTTGGTGTCTTCTCGTGTGTGTTGCTGTGACAGTGACTCCTCGCGCACCTTGTCTCCTCAAACTCTTTGTTCCAGTCTCTGCAGCTTAGATGAGGAACAGCTGCTTTTGGGATCTCCAACTCAGATGGTTGAAGAGTCTTTACTGACAAAACCACAATCAGGTCTAGGTCCATATGATCGTCTCCAAGATCTGGAATGTGAGGACTCTTCATATTCCATGTCCTTCACTGAGTCCTGTTTAAGTCCAAGTGAAGATGAGCTTATTTCTTTCCCTACACTGAGTGGAGGGTCTGGTGTGCTCGCTTTGCgtaggaagggctctgatgtggtgTCTTCTGGTGTGGTGTCACTAGATGAAGATGAAGAGGACCAACCCTGA